The following are encoded together in the Zingiber officinale cultivar Zhangliang chromosome 8A, Zo_v1.1, whole genome shotgun sequence genome:
- the LOC122010331 gene encoding copper-transporting ATPase PAA1, chloroplastic-like — MDSFAFCTMPLLAFSHSLKFPHRLYLRRLLAPPNPGLFTAGRARCFGSLHPNRPREIFLISLAGSLLRTSSLGSPVNRGLACISSSTGSSGPNGGGNDGTGRWDGDGGGDGGFRGSGAQSFSIGEESVEASSRVPDVIILDVGGMTCGGCAASVKRILESQPQVSSASVNLATETAIVWAIPETKVLPNWKQQLGVRLAGNLTTCGFKSSFRDSDRVNVYKVFERKMDEKLQKLKQSGRELAVSWALCAVCLLGHVSHIFKAGPSWLQTCHSTSFHMSLSLFTFFGPGRKLVLDGFRSLFMGSPNMNTLVGLGALSSFAVSSIAALIPKLGWKTFFEEPIMLIAFVLLGKNLEQRAKIKATSDMTGLLNILPAKARLMIHTDAREVPSTVEVPCSNLHIGDQVVVLPGDRVPADGIVKAGRSTVDESSFTGEPLPVTKLPGAEVTAGSINLNGTLTIEVRRPGGETAMGDIVRLVENAQTREAPVQRLADKVAGHFTYGVMALSAATFAFWSLFGSQLVPAALIQGSVVSLALQLSCSVLVVACPCALGLATPTAVLVGTSLGATRGLLLRGGDVLEKFAAVDTIVFDKTGTLTIGKPVVTRVMPSLFDEHEHSKENSGFKWTEADILRLAAGVESNTNHPIGKAIVEAAHSIGCENVKAKDGTFTEEPGSGAVAIIEKMKVSVGTLSWVRRHGVHGNQFPDAESQNQSVVYVGVDSALAGVIYFEDKVREDARLVVETLAKQGINIYMLSGDKKNAAEYVASMIGIDKRKVLYEVKPEEKKRFISELQKEKQIVAMVGDGINDAAALASADVGIAMGEGVGAASDVSSVVLLGNKLSQLIDALDLSKSTMKTVKQNLWWAFAYNIVGIPVAAGVLLPSTGTILTPSIAGGLMGLSSVGVMMNSLLLRFKVEQNKKKVDTDSKESRGTSDFLVQIQNQKQNPYPVK; from the exons ATGGACTCCTTCGCCTTCTGCACCATGCCGCTGCTCGCCTTTTCCCACTCTCTCAAATTTCCCCACAGGCTCTACCTCCGACGGCTGCTTGCCCCGCCAAATCCGGGCCTCTTTACTGCCGGGAGAGCCAGGTGCTTCGGTAGCCTCCACCCCAACAGACCGCgagaaattttccttatttccttaGCAGGGAGTCTTTTGCGGACTTCTTCTTTGGGGTCGCCAGTTAATCGTGGATTGGCTTGCATATCGAGCTCCACTGGGTCGTCTGGCCCCAATGGCGGCGGAAACGATGGGACTGGCCGTTGGGATGGTGACGGTGGTGGGGATGGTGGATTCCGCGGCAGCGGTGCGCAATCCTTCTCTATCGGAGAAGAGTCCGTTGAGGCTTCTTCCCGCGTGCCAGACGTGATAATTCTTGATGTTGGG GGAATGACTTGCGGAGGATGTGCTGCCAGCGTGAAGCGCATTTTGGAGAGTCAA CCTCAAGTGTCATCAGCAAGTGTTAATCTTGCAACTGAGACTGCAATTGTGTGGGCAATTCCTGAAACCAAGGTCTTGCCAAACTGGAAACAACAATTGGGAGTTAGACTTGCAGGCAATTTGACAACTTGTGGATTCAAATCCAGTTTTCGAG ATTCTGATAGAGTGAATGTTTACAAAGTATTTGAGAGGAAGATGGATGAAAAGCTTCAGAAATTAAAACAAAGCG GTAGAGAGCTTGCTGTATCATGGGCGTTATGTGCTGTATGTCTCCTAGGGCATGTCTCTCACATCTTTAAAGCTGGTCCTTCTTGGCTTCAGACTTGCCATTCTACTAGTTTTCATATGTCACTTTCGTTGTTCACATTTTTTGGTCCTGGTCGCAAACTTGTTCTTGATGGCTTCAGAAGTTTGTTCATGGGTTCGCCTAACATGAACACATTAGTTGGCTTAGGTGCTTTATCATCCTTTGCAGTCAGTTCAATTGCTGCCTTAATTCCAAAACTG GGATGGAAAACATTCTTTGAGGAGCCAATTATGCTGATAGCTTTTGTTCTACTGGGGAAGAATCTTGAACAGAGAGCCAAGATAAAAGCAACTAGTGACATGACAGGGCTCCTGAATATCCTTCCAGCAAAAGCACGCCTCATGATCCACACTGATGCAAGAGAGGTTCCATCAACTGTGGAGGTTCCATGTAGTAACCTCCACATTGGTGACCAGGTTGTCGTACTCCCAGGA GATCGTGTACCAGCTGATGGAATCGTTAAAGCTGGAAGAAGTACAGTTGATGAATCAAGTTTCACTGGAGAGCCTCTACCTGTGACAAAACTGCCTGGG GCTGAAGTCACAGCTGGAAGCATTAACTTGAATGGCACACTAACCATAGAAGTAAGAAGACCAGGAGGGGAAACTGCTATGGGAGATATTGTTCGGTTGGTGGAGAATGCACAGACAAGGGAAGCTCCTGTGCAACGTTTAGCTGATAAG GTTGCGGGACATTTTACATATGGAGTTATGGCATTATCAGCTGCCACTTTTGCTTTCTGGAGTTTGTTTGGTTCACAACTTGTACCGGCTGCTCTCATACAAGGAAGTGTAGTGTCGTTGGCCTTGCAGCTTTCATGTAGTGTTCTG GTTGTTGCATGTCCATGTGCACTTGGGCTGGCGACTCCAACTGCTGTTCTG GTAGGAACCTCATTAGGGGCGACCCGAGGATTGCTTTTACGGGGTGGTGACGTCTTGGAGAAGTTTGCGGCTGTGGATACAATTGTGTTTGATAAAACAGGAACTTTGACAATTGGAAAGCCAGTTGTGACTAGGGTTATGCCTTCTTTATTTGATGAACATGAGCATTCAAA AGAAAACAGTGGCTTCAAATGGACTGAAGCTGATATTTTGAGGTTAGCTGCTGGGGTGGAATCAAATACTAATCATCCCATTGGAAAGGCTATTGTTGAAGCGGCTCATTCCATTGGTTGTGAAAATGTCAAG GCTAAAGATGGGACATTCACTGAGGAACCTGGCTCTGGTGCAGTAGCTATAATTGAAAAAATGAAGGTTTCTGTTGGGACTTTAAGCTGGGTCAGAAG GCATGGTGTCCATGGGAACCAATTTCCAGATGCAGAGTCTCAGAACCAGTCTGTTGTTTATGTAGGAGTTGATAGTGCATTAGCAGGTGTTATTTATTTTGAGGATAAAGTAAGGGAAGACGCACGACTGGTTGTTGAGACTTTGGCTAAGCAAGGAATAAACATATATATGCTATCTGGAGACAAGAAGAATGCTGCTGAATACGTAGCATCTATGATTGGTATTGACAAAAGAAAG GTGCTTTATGAAGTTAAACCAGAGGAGAAAAAGAGATTCATCTCTGAACTTCAAAAAGAGAAACAAATTGTTGCTATGGTTGGTGATGGTATTAATGATGCCGCTGCCTTGGCTTCAGCAGATGTTGGTATTGCAATGGGTGAAGGTGTTGGTGCAGCTAGTGATGTATCTTCAGTTGTGCTTTTGGGCAATAAATTGTCACAG CTGATTGATGCTTTGGATTTGAGCAAGTCGACTATGAAAACGGTAAAGCAAAACCTCTGGTGGGCATTTGCCTACAATATT GTGGGTATTCCAGTCGCCGCCGGAGTTTTGTTGCCTTCGACTGGTACCATCCTGACACCATCTATTGCGGGAGGCCTGATGGGTTTGAGCTCGGTTGGGGTGATGATGAATTCACTGCTTTTAAGGTTCAAGGTGGAacagaataagaagaaggtggATACTGACTCAAAAGAAAGCCGAGGCACCTCAGACTTTCTTGTGCAAATACAGAATCAGAAACAGAATCCTTACCCTGTAAAATAG